The Leadbettera azotonutricia ZAS-9 genome has a window encoding:
- a CDS encoding TrkH family potassium uptake protein, with product MAPSLVIAIANGETAMIRAFAFPMGIVSVLAGLSLLSLRKKNLHLNARDGFLLVFLTWVLASLLGAIPYFLGDAISLTDAIFESACSFATTGATTISDVEALPQSLLFWRSIGHWFGGIGIVLITVALMPVLGVGGFQLIKAETPGPEKEKITPKITVTAKLIFLAYGILTAALMLLYRLGGMNWFDAICHGFTVMASGGVSTRNAGIAYFNSGFIDGVSTVFMLLAGLNFSLYYRLLRGRFRDVLDNTEARAYLIIFLVSAALITVNLIPVYGSPGAALRHASYQTASILSTTGSAIADYETWPSFARTVLFFLMFIGGCSGSTAGGIKVIRHVVLFKQMGNELRRIIYPRGVFSIQLNKKVGRKDVIYGVAGFFFLYLIVVAVTTLVTAASGTDLFSSFSAALSITGNVGTGFGAIGPRHNYSAFPDHIKWLFSFVMIAGRLELWTVLVIFTPAFWRK from the coding sequence ATGGCCCCTTCGCTTGTCATCGCTATTGCCAACGGAGAGACCGCCATGATCCGGGCCTTCGCCTTTCCCATGGGGATTGTTTCCGTCCTGGCCGGCCTGAGCCTTCTCTCGCTGCGGAAAAAAAATCTCCACCTGAACGCCAGGGACGGTTTCCTCCTGGTCTTTCTGACCTGGGTATTGGCAAGTCTCCTTGGGGCGATTCCCTATTTTTTGGGTGATGCCATCAGCCTCACCGATGCGATTTTTGAAAGCGCCTGTTCCTTTGCGACCACCGGCGCCACCACCATCTCTGATGTGGAGGCCCTCCCCCAATCCCTGCTTTTTTGGCGGAGCATCGGCCACTGGTTCGGCGGCATCGGGATTGTGCTCATCACGGTGGCCCTTATGCCTGTCCTGGGGGTCGGCGGCTTCCAGCTTATCAAAGCGGAAACCCCGGGGCCGGAAAAAGAAAAGATCACCCCCAAGATAACCGTTACTGCCAAACTCATTTTTCTGGCCTATGGCATACTCACTGCCGCTTTGATGCTCCTCTACCGCCTGGGAGGCATGAACTGGTTTGACGCGATCTGCCACGGCTTTACCGTGATGGCTTCAGGAGGGGTCAGTACCCGGAACGCGGGAATTGCCTATTTCAATTCCGGTTTTATTGACGGAGTTTCCACGGTCTTTATGCTCCTTGCGGGGCTCAACTTCAGTCTCTATTACCGGCTCCTTCGGGGAAGGTTCCGTGATGTGCTGGACAATACCGAAGCCAGGGCCTATCTCATTATTTTTCTCGTGTCCGCGGCGCTTATTACCGTAAACCTGATCCCGGTTTACGGTTCCCCCGGGGCTGCCCTGCGCCATGCCTCCTACCAGACAGCTTCAATTCTTTCCACCACCGGCTCCGCAATCGCCGATTATGAAACATGGCCCAGCTTCGCCCGGACAGTGCTTTTCTTCCTCATGTTCATAGGCGGCTGTTCCGGTTCCACCGCCGGCGGCATCAAGGTGATACGTCATGTGGTGCTGTTCAAACAAATGGGAAATGAACTGCGGCGGATCATCTATCCCAGGGGGGTATTCAGCATCCAGCTGAATAAAAAAGTCGGCCGCAAAGATGTGATCTACGGGGTGGCGGGCTTTTTCTTTTTATATTTGATAGTGGTCGCTGTTACCACCCTTGTCACCGCCGCATCGGGAACAGATCTCTTTTCGTCTTTCAGCGCGGCCCTGTCCATCACCGGCAACGTGGGAACCGGCTTCGGCGCCATCGGGCCCCGTCATAATTACAGCGCCTTCCCGGATCACATCAAGTGGCTCTTTTCCTTTGTGATGATCGCGGGCCGACTGGAACTGTGGACAGTGTTGGTTATTTTTACGCCGGCCTTTTGGAGAAAATGA
- a CDS encoding Trk system potassium transport protein TrkA, producing the protein MRIVIVGAGLVGTQLAKHLVQEKHDVSIIESDEERARHASNHLDCMVIHDEGNSIKALKDAGIARADALVCVTDSDEVNMIICGLAASLFPDLLKIARVRNDDYLQLKRQESADRRILGIDHFIHPDVEASRSIINAIEHGALGDIISFSNTPYELGSIDVTPDSAFDGLGLKDYRSLVKEESLVTLVERNREVLLPSGSTVLAKGDRVHILANGRDMPRIFKFAGSTDKPIRKIGIVGGGKVGSLIAEGLVSKHGAFDKPDQQEKEKGKRNILFPLLRTLIPRNSRRIVIIEQDYKLCKELAARFPEALVLNEDISDESFVTEEQLDDLDLLITTTNNQELNIITAVYLKSRGIARTIAMVTGSGYAAMARQLGVDVVIPMKSVVVDSILSHLMGSGVKEVHRIGDGSVDIMEIEIGKDVPALDKPISDLKFSAGGLVMLVNRDGNSFIPRGDYIFGRGDRIVLIAKTGSQAEVEKFFGPT; encoded by the coding sequence ATGCGTATAGTTATAGTCGGCGCCGGACTTGTAGGCACACAGCTGGCAAAGCATCTCGTTCAGGAAAAACACGATGTTTCCATAATTGAATCAGACGAAGAGCGTGCCCGGCATGCCTCGAACCACCTCGACTGCATGGTTATCCATGATGAGGGAAACAGCATCAAAGCCCTGAAGGATGCGGGTATCGCCAGGGCCGATGCCCTGGTCTGTGTCACCGATTCGGACGAAGTCAACATGATCATCTGCGGCCTCGCCGCTTCCCTGTTCCCGGATCTCCTTAAAATCGCACGGGTCAGGAACGACGACTATCTCCAGCTGAAACGCCAGGAATCTGCGGATCGCCGCATCCTCGGCATCGATCACTTTATTCATCCCGATGTGGAGGCTTCCCGTTCAATCATCAACGCTATCGAACATGGCGCCCTTGGGGACATCATTTCTTTTTCCAACACCCCCTACGAACTTGGTTCCATTGACGTGACCCCGGACAGCGCTTTTGACGGGCTTGGCCTTAAGGACTACCGTTCCCTGGTTAAGGAGGAAAGCCTCGTTACCCTGGTTGAACGGAACAGGGAAGTATTGCTGCCGTCCGGCTCTACGGTTCTTGCCAAGGGGGACCGGGTGCATATCCTTGCCAACGGAAGGGATATGCCGCGGATCTTCAAATTTGCGGGGAGCACCGATAAGCCCATCCGCAAGATCGGTATCGTGGGGGGCGGCAAGGTCGGTTCCCTTATCGCCGAAGGGCTTGTCTCCAAGCACGGGGCCTTTGATAAACCGGATCAGCAGGAAAAAGAAAAGGGCAAAAGGAATATTCTCTTTCCCCTGCTGAGAACCCTGATCCCCCGGAACAGCCGCAGAATTGTCATTATTGAACAGGACTATAAACTCTGCAAAGAGCTGGCGGCCCGTTTTCCCGAAGCTTTGGTCCTTAACGAGGATATATCGGACGAAAGCTTTGTAACCGAAGAGCAGCTTGACGATCTGGATCTGCTGATCACCACTACAAACAATCAGGAACTCAATATTATCACTGCGGTGTACCTTAAATCCCGGGGCATTGCCCGGACTATCGCCATGGTTACCGGTTCGGGCTACGCCGCCATGGCAAGGCAGCTTGGGGTGGATGTGGTAATCCCCATGAAGTCGGTGGTGGTGGATTCCATCCTCTCCCACCTTATGGGCAGCGGGGTTAAAGAGGTGCACCGCATAGGGGACGGAAGCGTGGATATCATGGAGATTGAAATCGGAAAGGATGTGCCGGCGCTGGACAAACCCATTTCCGACTTGAAATTTTCCGCCGGGGGCCTGGTAATGCTGGTAAACCGGGACGGCAATTCCTTCATACCCCGGGGCGATTATATTTTCGGCCGGGGGGATCGCATCGTCCTTATCGCCAAGACCGGCAGCCAGGCGGAAGTCGAAAAATTCTTTGGGCCCACCTGA
- a CDS encoding tyrosine-type recombinase/integrase: MNTFPFTALKIGCSQPSSHLSIRSAQSIFNKAVAKAGIQKDVSIHSLRHTFATHLLENGVDIKYIQELLGHAFLKTTERYTHVARRNVLKIKSPLDDFGPAAD; this comes from the coding sequence ATGAATACATTTCCATTTACGGCATTAAAGATTGGCTGTTCTCAGCCAAGCAGCCATCTTTCAATCCGCTCCGCCCAAAGCATATTCAACAAAGCCGTGGCAAAGGCTGGCATTCAAAAGGATGTTTCCATCCACAGTCTTCGGCACACCTTCGCCACCCATCTCCTGGAAAACGGAGTAGACATCAAATACATCCAGGAACTCCTCGGTCACGCCTTCCTCAAAACAACCGAACGTTACACCCACGTAGCCCGCCGCAACGTCCTCAAGATAAAAAGCCCCCTCGACGATTTCGGCCCTGCCGCCGACTAA
- a CDS encoding PIN domain-containing protein — protein MIILDTSVWIEFLKKHEPYFTIIAPLLEEKAVLAVECVFGELLQGVRKEGEQNTILGYWRHLSKIEYNEIIIEAGIYSNKNKLIDKGVGLIDAIILLHGIKSQSKIWTLDSNFFKVIPKELIYLGKSTGNSA, from the coding sequence ATGATAATATTGGATACATCTGTTTGGATTGAATTTCTCAAAAAACATGAACCATATTTTACAATAATAGCACCGTTATTAGAGGAAAAGGCAGTATTAGCGGTCGAATGTGTCTTTGGGGAATTATTGCAGGGAGTAAGAAAAGAAGGAGAGCAAAATACCATTTTAGGGTATTGGAGACATTTGTCAAAAATTGAATATAATGAAATAATAATAGAGGCAGGAATATATTCAAATAAAAATAAATTAATAGACAAAGGAGTTGGTTTAATAGACGCAATCATATTACTACATGGAATAAAAAGTCAATCAAAAATATGGACACTTGATAGTAATTTTTTCAAAGTAATACCGAAAGAACTAATATATCTCGGTAAAAGTACGGGCAACAGCGCATAA
- a CDS encoding IS1182 family transposase produces the protein MARYKYQDPSQGLFLNVNLKDQLLPGSFEWTLDYLIDRTDLSLFCLAYNNDEKGAPAYNPSVLLKIIFYCYSRGIITSRPIEQAAKTNVVIKALASDAEPDHDTIAHFISSNSDAIKDLFTQILIQCSQLGLINGEMFAIDGCKLPSNASREWSGSIGELKKKRTDLQKLASRIIEQHKELDKSESAKKIQKPFKKTMGDDEERRQRHIDRIERKIAKLDAFLKTAEKRIGSSAGEVQSNITDGESARIKSSHGYIQGYNGIAIADSAHQIIVSAEAFGSGSESQHFPQMLDSLEENMRTVTGKEEPLKKSLVTGDTGFFSENNLQEAKKRNINVLIPDQQFRRRDPYFDNRKGHKVNRFTAHDFTYNKENNTFICPNKKVLIYKGFVKLNRNSGDKYQASPGDCKYCKFLSRCVASRGGKTHMRTLYLPASKNIENLSDKMRNKIDDPAYRELYSRRMQIIEPVFADITYCKGMNRFSLRSKGKVNIQWLLFCMVHNIAKCIHPLELGYGN, from the coding sequence ATGGCACGATATAAATACCAAGACCCTTCCCAGGGCTTATTTCTCAATGTTAATCTCAAAGACCAGCTGCTTCCCGGTTCCTTTGAGTGGACCCTGGATTATTTAATTGATAGAACAGACCTTTCATTATTCTGTCTTGCATATAACAATGATGAAAAGGGAGCGCCGGCTTATAATCCCTCTGTTTTATTAAAAATAATCTTCTATTGTTATTCAAGGGGAATTATCACCTCCCGTCCTATTGAGCAGGCTGCCAAAACTAATGTGGTAATTAAAGCCCTTGCCTCTGATGCTGAACCGGATCATGATACTATCGCCCATTTTATTTCCTCAAATAGCGATGCAATAAAAGACTTATTTACACAAATACTTATCCAGTGTAGCCAATTAGGGTTAATAAATGGAGAAATGTTCGCCATAGACGGCTGCAAATTACCTTCCAATGCTTCCCGTGAATGGTCCGGCAGTATTGGGGAACTTAAAAAGAAAAGGACAGATCTTCAAAAATTAGCTTCCAGGATAATAGAACAGCATAAAGAACTGGATAAAAGCGAATCGGCAAAGAAGATACAAAAACCCTTTAAAAAGACCATGGGGGATGACGAGGAAAGGAGACAGCGGCATATAGACCGTATAGAAAGGAAAATAGCCAAACTGGATGCCTTCCTTAAAACAGCGGAAAAACGCATAGGCAGTTCTGCAGGGGAAGTGCAGTCAAATATCACTGACGGCGAGAGTGCGCGGATTAAAAGTTCCCACGGCTATATTCAGGGATATAATGGCATCGCCATAGCTGATTCAGCTCATCAAATCATAGTTTCGGCAGAAGCATTCGGTTCAGGGAGTGAGAGCCAGCATTTTCCCCAAATGCTTGATTCCCTTGAAGAGAATATGCGGACAGTGACGGGGAAAGAAGAACCCCTCAAAAAATCACTTGTTACAGGAGACACGGGATTTTTTTCCGAGAATAATTTACAGGAGGCAAAAAAACGAAATATCAACGTGCTTATCCCGGACCAGCAATTCCGCAGGCGGGATCCCTATTTTGATAATCGCAAAGGTCATAAAGTGAATCGGTTCACTGCCCATGATTTTACCTATAACAAAGAAAACAATACCTTTATTTGTCCTAATAAAAAAGTACTTATATACAAAGGCTTTGTAAAACTAAACCGGAATAGCGGGGACAAGTATCAGGCTTCCCCCGGTGATTGCAAGTATTGTAAGTTTCTTTCACGGTGTGTCGCTTCCCGCGGAGGCAAAACCCATATGCGGACATTATATCTCCCTGCTTCAAAGAATATTGAAAATCTTAGTGACAAGATGCGGAATAAGATAGACGATCCTGCCTACCGGGAACTATATTCCCGGAGGATGCAGATAATAGAGCCGGTCTTTGCGGATATTACGTATTGCAAAGGCATGAACCGCTTTAGCCTGCGTTCAAAGGGAAAGGTTAACATTCAATGGCTGCTATTCTGTATGGTACATAATATTGCCAAATGTATACACCCTCTGGAGCTTGGATATGGTAATTAA
- a CDS encoding transposase, whose product MRSLFASYRIIRKQITQTKNRIHSLLKENLYPFTKEYIFGKKTRKAICSISQDQILSFQINFWMDSLERLESSFGILEERIKIAGAPFMKEIDILSSLSGLSVITALAIIADIIDVSRFKNSKKFASYLRSAPRVESSNEHTIIKSTNKAGRKLSITLLSQSLNHFRDSNKKLNAWYGRLSAYKKKGVVRMALCRRVFTEIYQVLKKNEYHRYINPRLHGKKMLEYKKLLERNNIVFQENYQIPA is encoded by the coding sequence TTGCGTTCCCTCTTTGCAAGCTACAGGATTATCAGGAAGCAGATTACCCAAACCAAAAACCGCATACATTCACTCCTAAAAGAGAACCTGTATCCTTTTACCAAGGAATACATCTTCGGGAAGAAAACACGGAAAGCCATCTGTTCCATTTCCCAGGACCAGATCCTTTCCTTCCAGATTAATTTCTGGATGGACTCTCTGGAGCGGCTTGAATCCTCGTTTGGCATTCTTGAAGAACGGATCAAGATAGCCGGGGCGCCTTTCATGAAGGAGATTGATATTCTCTCCTCCCTGTCCGGCCTAAGCGTAATTACCGCCCTTGCCATCATTGCCGATATTATCGATGTTTCCCGTTTTAAGAACTCAAAGAAATTCGCTTCCTACCTGAGAAGCGCCCCCAGGGTGGAAAGTTCCAATGAGCACACGATTATTAAATCCACCAACAAGGCGGGGAGGAAGCTGTCAATCACGCTGCTTTCCCAGTCGCTTAACCATTTCAGGGATTCGAACAAGAAATTAAACGCCTGGTATGGGAGGCTTAGTGCTTACAAGAAGAAAGGAGTTGTTCGCATGGCTTTATGCCGGAGGGTATTTACCGAGATATATCAGGTGCTTAAGAAGAATGAATACCACCGCTATATAAATCCACGGCTTCACGGTAAAAAGATGCTGGAATACAAAAAGCTTCTTGAAAGGAATAATATCGTTTTTCAAGAAAATTATCAAATTCCTGCTTGA
- a CDS encoding IS110 family transposase, whose amino-acid sequence MQFVGIDLHTNRFTCCYLNEDSKEKTMRTFELSPEDLKGFYKTLTKDTIVLIEATINTFAFAKLFRHAVQEVIIAKTYQLKNINLSEKKTDKVDADKLARMLKLQVLGGEKLIVGVTIPPRRSATCVPSLQATGLSGSRLPKPKTAYIHS is encoded by the coding sequence ATGCAATTTGTAGGGATTGATTTGCACACCAACCGGTTCACCTGCTGTTATCTCAATGAGGACAGCAAGGAGAAAACCATGCGGACTTTCGAGCTCAGTCCGGAGGATCTGAAGGGGTTCTACAAGACTTTGACCAAGGATACCATTGTCCTTATTGAAGCGACCATAAACACCTTTGCCTTCGCGAAGCTGTTTCGGCACGCGGTCCAGGAAGTCATTATAGCCAARACCTATCAGCTTAAAAACATCAATCTGTCGGARAAAAAGACGGACAAGGTTGACGCRGACAAATTGGCCAGGATGCTCAAGCTCCAGGTTTTGGGCGGGGAAAAGCTTATCGTCGGCGTTACGATCCCTCCAAGGCGATCAGCGACTTGCGTTCCCTCTTTGCAAGCTACAGGATTATCAGGAAGCAGATTACCCAAACCAAAAACCGCATACATTCACTCCTAA
- a CDS encoding M48 family metalloprotease has product MLKKTVFCIFCLSVISLGIFAQNDDDSQNNENQGVTVEIAKEAWGLYVQYRRLTNEVKNYWENEIETGLRDGKYTNNIRLSQYQRIKNIFDRLLTSQYLRRDVNKYNWRIYLQNTNSLNAFAAIDGIIIINKGIVDFCQNDDELAIIIGHEIAHMTEDHVKKQLGARIVKEPIIEHISSFIAQRKNKRLNTEEISDKEISDKEMFQLVFGLAGELALLKYSRSQEEKADEEGAKFAASVGYDTEKGYDLWSRMALNSSNGWSNFLSTHPNSDHRAKEFLNGNYKRKYYRAYTGE; this is encoded by the coding sequence ATGTTAAAAAAAACGGTGTTTTGTATATTTTGCCTTTCTGTAATATCGTTAGGTATATTTGCTCAAAATGACGATGATTCACAAAATAATGAAAATCAGGGTGTTACTGTAGAAATCGCAAAAGAAGCATGGGGATTATATGTCCAATATAGAAGGCTAACAAATGAAGTTAAAAATTATTGGGAAAATGAAATTGAAACGGGTTTAAGAGATGGTAAATATACAAATAACATTAGGCTTTCTCAATATCAACGTATCAAAAATATTTTTGATAGACTGCTGACATCTCAATACCTTAGGAGAGATGTGAATAAATATAATTGGAGAATTTATTTACAAAACACGAATTCGTTAAACGCATTTGCGGCTATAGACGGTATCATAATAATAAATAAGGGGATAGTCGATTTTTGTCAAAATGATGATGAATTAGCCATCATTATTGGACATGAGATAGCTCATATGACAGAAGATCATGTAAAGAAACAATTGGGGGCAAGGATCGTTAAAGAACCAATTATAGAGCACATATCATCATTTATAGCACAACGGAAAAATAAAAGATTAAATACAGAAGAAATTTCAGACAAAGAAATTTCTGATAAAGAAATGTTTCAATTAGTCTTTGGTTTGGCAGGAGAATTGGCATTATTAAAATATAGTAGATCGCAGGAAGAGAAAGCCGATGAGGAAGGAGCAAAATTTGCTGCCAGTGTAGGTTATGATACGGAAAAAGGATATGATTTATGGTCTAGGATGGCATTAAATTCTAGTAATGGATGGTCAAATTTTTTGAGTACCCACCCAAATTCTGATCATAGAGCAAAAGAGTTTCTTAATGGTAATTATAAAAGAAAATATTATCGAGCATATACCGGTGAATAA
- a CDS encoding transposase, which produces MARYKKTNKEQGLFTAVNLKDQIVPGTFEHTLQELFDKKIDLGIFDRKYNNDETGAGAIEPRILLKIVLYSYSLGVITSRKIAKMCHDNMVVKALAEDAEPHYTTISNFISGMSGEIEKLFTEVLMVCSEMGLIKGKMFAIDGCRLPSNAAKEWSGIKKELKKKYDKIKAMCEKIVEEHKNKDRISAKEQEREEEKLERLEAAASRIRNFILTQEERKGAGGETVKSNITDNESGKIKGPHGYIQGYNGLAVADSKNQVIIAADANGSAAEGQYFVRIKTNAYGAKRKTTGHYIYR; this is translated from the coding sequence ATGGCAAGATATAAAAAAACAAATAAAGAGCAGGGGCTCTTTACAGCAGTAAACTTAAAAGATCAAATAGTTCCGGGAACATTTGAGCATACGTTGCAGGAATTATTTGATAAAAAGATAGATCTTGGTATATTCGACCGAAAGTATAACAACGATGAAACCGGGGCGGGTGCAATTGAGCCCCGTATTCTACTGAAAATTGTCCTCTATAGCTATTCATTAGGGGTAATCACTTCACGAAAGATAGCGAAAATGTGCCATGACAACATGGTAGTTAAGGCCTTGGCAGAAGATGCGGAACCCCATTACACTACAATTTCAAATTTTATATCGGGAATGAGCGGAGAGATTGAAAAACTATTCACCGAAGTGCTTATGGTATGCTCTGAAATGGGATTGATAAAAGGGAAAATGTTTGCCATAGACGGCTGCCGACTTCCTTCGAATGCGGCAAAGGAATGGTCAGGGATAAAAAAGGAATTAAAGAAAAAATATGACAAAATAAAGGCGATGTGCGAAAAGATAGTGGAAGAACATAAAAACAAGGACCGGATATCGGCAAAGGAACAGGAAAGGGAAGAAGAGAAGTTGGAACGGCTGGAAGCGGCGGCTTCTCGGATACGAAACTTTATATTAACCCAGGAAGAACGGAAAGGAGCCGGGGGAGAGACGGTAAAATCGAATATAACCGATAATGAAAGCGGGAAAATAAAAGGGCCCCACGGTTATATACAAGGGTATAACGGGCTTGCGGTAGCGGACAGCAAGAATCAGGTAATAATAGCCGCTGACGCGAACGGAAGCGCAGCGGAAGGACAATATTTTGTCCGTATAAAGACAAATGCATACGGAGCAAAAAGAAAAACTACAGGACATTATATATACCGGTGA
- a CDS encoding transposase yields MPVREYERNLSQEMREKIDKKEYRKIYSKRMQIIEPVFADITYCKGMDRFTMRSKAKVDIQWKLYCIMHNIGKFQQAKGKKNAV; encoded by the coding sequence ATACCGGTGAGAGAATATGAAAGAAACCTTTCACAGGAAATGCGGGAAAAGATAGACAAGAAAGAATACCGGAAGATATACAGCAAGAGGATGCAAATAATCGAACCGGTATTTGCGGATATTACGTATTGCAAAGGGATGGACAGGTTTACGATGAGGAGTAAAGCGAAAGTAGACATACAGTGGAAACTATATTGCATAATGCATAACATAGGCAAATTCCAGCAGGCAAAAGGGAAGAAAAATGCGGTATAA
- a CDS encoding IS256 family transposase, with protein MASTRKLKEKDLIDQILDQIDLKGMTQEEILGQEGLLKHLTGKLLSRVMNAEMDEHLGYEKNSNAGDNSGDSRNGYSEKTVLTENQSAVIQVPRDRNGTFEPKILAKHQRRLPIFNDQVISMYSFGMTDRDIKSHLEKIYNVEVSPELISRVTAAVMEEVKEWQNRQLEKSYAIVYLDALRVKTKQDGKSCTKSVYVALGVNFEGQKEVLGLWIAENEGAKFWMGVLNEIKNRGVEDILIACMDGLTGFPEAVRAVFPKTRIQLCIVHMVRNSTKFVSWKDLKKICADLKAIYSAATEEAGRDALEEFGKIWDAKYPMIYQSWDTHWDDLSEFFKYPPEIRKAIYTTNAIESLNYQLRKVTKNRSTFPNDDAIFKILYLAIRNASEKWTMPVRDWGMALNQFAIIFGNERVPF; from the coding sequence ATGGCCAGTACACGAAAACTGAAAGAGAAGGATCTGATCGACCAAATACTCGATCAGATAGACCTTAAAGGAATGACCCAGGAAGAAATCCTTGGACAGGAAGGATTATTAAAGCATCTGACAGGGAAGCTGCTAAGCCGTGTCATGAATGCTGAAATGGACGAGCATTTGGGGTATGAAAAGAATTCCAACGCCGGGGACAATTCGGGGGACAGCCGAAACGGGTACAGTGAAAAGACAGTCCTGACAGAGAATCAGAGTGCAGTGATACAGGTACCACGGGACCGCAATGGAACGTTCGAACCCAAGATACTGGCGAAACACCAAAGACGGCTCCCTATATTTAACGACCAGGTTATTTCGATGTATTCCTTTGGGATGACCGACCGGGATATTAAATCACACCTGGAAAAAATATATAACGTGGAAGTCTCCCCTGAATTGATAAGCCGTGTCACTGCAGCGGTGATGGAAGAAGTGAAGGAGTGGCAGAATCGGCAGCTGGAAAAATCTTATGCCATCGTGTATTTGGACGCCCTGAGGGTCAAGACCAAACAGGACGGGAAAAGCTGTACCAAGAGCGTCTATGTGGCTCTGGGAGTGAATTTCGAGGGTCAGAAGGAGGTATTGGGCCTTTGGATAGCGGAGAACGAAGGGGCTAAGTTCTGGATGGGCGTCCTGAACGAAATAAAGAACCGGGGAGTGGAAGACATACTCATCGCTTGCATGGACGGCCTTACCGGTTTCCCCGAAGCGGTTCGGGCAGTATTTCCCAAGACCCGTATCCAATTGTGCATTGTCCACATGGTGCGTAATTCCACCAAGTTTGTTTCCTGGAAAGACCTGAAAAAAATCTGTGCCGATCTTAAGGCCATATATTCGGCAGCCACCGAGGAAGCCGGCCGTGACGCACTGGAAGAATTCGGCAAGATATGGGATGCCAAGTACCCGATGATATACCAGTCCTGGGATACCCACTGGGATGACTTAAGCGAGTTCTTTAAATACCCGCCTGAAATCCGCAAGGCAATTTACACGACAAATGCAATTGAGTCATTAAATTACCAGCTGCGAAAAGTCACAAAAAACCGCTCGACATTTCCGAACGATGATGCTATATTTAAGATATTGTATTTGGCAATTAGGAATGCGTCAGAGAAATGGACAATGCCGGTACGGGATTGGGGGATGGCGCTCAACCAATTCGCTATTATTTTTGGCAATGAACGGGTTCCGTTCTAA